A genomic region of Lodderomyces elongisporus chromosome 5, complete sequence contains the following coding sequences:
- the NOP1 gene encoding Small subunit processome complex component (BUSCO:EOG092648VW) — MAFGAPRGRGGARGGGRGGFSGGRGGGRGGFGGGGRGGARGGARGGARGGARGGRGGARGGRGGARGGAKGGAKVVIEPHRHAGVFIARGKEDLLVTKNTAPGESVYGEKRISVEEPAKEEGQPATKIEYRVWNPFRSKLAAGIMGGIDELGVAPGKKVLYLGAASGTSVSHVADVVGPEGLVYAVEFSHRPGRELIGMAKKRPNVIPIIDDARHPQKYRMLVGMVDCVFADVAQPDQARIIALNSHLFLKDGGIVVISIKANCIDSTVDAETVFAREVQKLREEKIKPLEQLTLEPYERDHCIVVGRYMRGGIKK, encoded by the coding sequence ATGGCATTCGGAGCTCCAAGAGGTAGAGGCGGTGCACGTGGTGGTGGCCGTGGTGGATTCAGTGGCGGAAGAGGCGGTGGCCGTGGTGGATtcggtggtggtggaagAGGCGGTGCTCGTGGAGGTGCCAGAGGTGGTGCCAGAGGTGGTGCTAGAGGTGGCCGTGGTGGTGCAAGAGGTGGACGCGGTGGCGCTAGAGGAGGTGCCAAGGGAGGTGCCAAGGTTGTCATTGAACCACACAGACACGCTGGTGTTTTCATTGCCAGAGGTAAAGAAGATTTGTTAGTCACCAAGAACACAGCTCCAGGTGAGTCCGTGTACggagaaaagagaatcaGTGTTGAAGAGCCAGCCAAGGAAGAAGGCCAACCAGCTACAAAGATTGAGTACCGTGTTTGGAATCCATTCAGATCCAAGTTGGCTGCAGGTATTATGGGTGGTATCGATGAGTTGGGTGTTGCACCAGGTAAAAAAGTGTTGTACTTGGGTGCTGCCTCGGGTACATCTGTTTCACACGTTGCCGATGTTGTTGGACCAGAAGGTTTAGTTTACGCCGTGGAGTTCTCACACAGACCAGGTAGAGAGTTGATTGGTATGGCCAAGAAGAGACCAAATGTCATTCCAATCATTGACGATGCTAGACACCCACAGAAATACAGAATGTTGGTCGGTATGGTGGACTGTGTGTTTGCCGATGTTGCTCAACCAGATCAAGCTCGTATTATTGCATTGAACTCGCATTTATTCTTGAAAGATGGCGGTATTGTTGTCATTTCCATCAAGGCAAACTGTATCGACTCTACAGTGGATGCTGAAACCGTGTTTGCCAGAGAAGTGCAGAAAttgagagaagaaaagatcAAGCCATTGGAACAATTGACATTGGAGCCATATGAAAGAGACCATTGTATCGTTGTGGGGCGTTACATGAGAGGTGGAATTAAGAAGTAA